The Deltaproteobacteria bacterium genome window below encodes:
- a CDS encoding NAD-dependent epimerase/dehydratase family protein, translating into MRVLVTGISGALGREVTRRLVDRGHSVVGIDVRPWYHPPEGVQVVQTDIRKRPAEDVFRTMRPEAMIHMATVTHLTHRSRDRYRINLGGTQAVFDHCATWGVRQAVFVGRHTYYGVGPDSALYHTESEPPMAVHTFPELSDLVASDLYAGSALWRYPAIDTSVLRLCYRLGPLRQGTLAAFLRGPRVPTILGFDPLFHFVHEYDAADAIVLALESKLRGVFNVAGPPPVPLSVIVRETGRQAVPLPQALLRPLLGRFGLPKLPPGALEHVKYPIVIDGTAFRKATGFAHHFDEDATMAAFCRAHG; encoded by the coding sequence ATGAGAGTGCTCGTCACCGGCATCTCCGGCGCACTCGGCCGCGAGGTCACCCGCCGCCTGGTCGACCGCGGTCACAGCGTGGTCGGCATCGACGTACGACCCTGGTACCACCCGCCCGAGGGCGTACAGGTGGTGCAGACGGACATCCGCAAGCGCCCGGCAGAGGACGTGTTCCGCACCATGCGGCCCGAGGCCATGATCCACATGGCCACCGTCACCCACCTCACCCATCGCAGCCGCGATCGCTACCGCATCAACCTCGGCGGCACCCAGGCGGTGTTCGATCACTGCGCGACGTGGGGCGTGCGCCAGGCGGTGTTCGTCGGCCGCCACACCTACTATGGCGTGGGGCCCGACTCGGCGCTCTACCACACCGAGAGCGAGCCGCCGATGGCGGTGCACACCTTCCCGGAGCTTTCGGATCTGGTCGCGTCGGATCTCTACGCCGGCAGCGCGCTGTGGCGCTACCCGGCGATCGACACCTCGGTGCTGCGACTGTGCTACAGGCTCGGGCCGCTGCGGCAGGGCACGTTGGCGGCGTTCCTGCGCGGGCCCCGGGTGCCGACCATCCTCGGCTTCGATCCACTGTTCCACTTCGTCCACGAGTACGACGCCGCCGATGCAATCGTGCTCGCGCTCGAGTCGAAGCTGCGCGGCGTCTTCAACGTCGCGGGCCCGCCACCCGTGCCGCTGTCGGTGATCGTTCGCGAGACCGGTCGGCAGGCGGTGCCGCTGCCGCAGGCGCTGCTGCGCCCGCTGCTGGGTCGCTTCGGGCTGCCCAAGCTCCCGCCCGGTGCGCTCGAGCACGTGAAGTACCCGATCGTGATCGACGGCACCGCGTTCCGGAAGGCGACCGGC
- a CDS encoding acyltransferase family protein, which yields MIPASLIPLPTNDDVLRRVRRIELPWNRHGVDPYGIDQRELARLFTLLSFFYHRYFDVKVYGAHNVPARGRAMLVGNHSGGWALDAVMVIASSFFALEPPRLAQGMAEKFIQHMPFLAWFTSRIGQLTGLPEHAVRLLEDERLLMVFPEGARGTAKLYRERDSLVGFGTGFVRLALQTRSPIVPFAFVGGGEAIPTVTNLYGLGKLFGVPYVPVTPWGVAVPLPVTLQLLYGEPIMLEGSPGDTDDVIAKHVERIKQRIAGLIRQGRELRDGKRREQELDLS from the coding sequence ATGATTCCTGCCAGCCTGATCCCGCTGCCGACCAACGACGACGTCCTGCGTCGCGTGCGTCGCATCGAGCTGCCGTGGAATCGACACGGCGTCGATCCCTACGGCATCGACCAGCGCGAGCTGGCGCGGCTGTTCACGCTGCTGTCGTTCTTCTACCACCGCTACTTCGACGTGAAGGTGTACGGCGCGCACAACGTGCCCGCACGGGGACGGGCGATGCTGGTCGGCAACCACTCGGGCGGCTGGGCGCTCGACGCGGTGATGGTGATCGCGTCGAGCTTCTTCGCGCTCGAGCCCCCGCGACTGGCCCAGGGCATGGCCGAGAAGTTCATCCAACACATGCCGTTCTTGGCATGGTTCACCAGCCGCATCGGCCAGCTCACCGGCCTGCCCGAGCACGCCGTGCGACTGCTCGAGGACGAGCGCCTGCTGATGGTGTTCCCCGAGGGGGCCCGCGGCACCGCGAAGCTCTACCGCGAGCGCGACTCGCTGGTCGGCTTCGGCACCGGCTTCGTGCGTCTGGCGCTGCAGACTCGATCGCCCATCGTGCCGTTCGCGTTCGTCGGCGGCGGCGAGGCCATCCCCACCGTGACCAACCTGTACGGCCTCGGCAAGCTGTTCGGCGTGCCCTACGTGCCGGTGACGCCGTGGGGTGTGGCGGTGCCGCTGCCGGTCACGTTGCAGCTGCTGTACGGCGAGCCCATCATGCTCGAGGGCAGCCCGGGCGACACCGACGACGTCATCGCCAAGCACGTCGAGCGCATCAAACAACGCATCGCCGGTCTCATCCGCCAGGGTCGCGAGCTTCGCGATGGCAAGCGACGCGAGCAGGAGCTGGATCTGTCATGA
- a CDS encoding SOS response-associated peptidase, producing MRPQAPPRAWGSMCGRFTLTTADYEHVAQALDADFDPEAAAAWRPRFNVAPTDRHPVLVRDDGRRRLALATWGLVAPRDEGLPRPPIHINARAETLAGRGLFRGPLQRLRLGVVADGFYEWTGPRQARQPIRFHRRDGRPFVFAAVATRPRTTQGTVALPRFAIVTTAPNAQVAAVHDRMPVILDDDDVDAWLSPQPDDAEPDAWLAGLTALLHTAPDDALVATPASPRVNDVRNDDPACLEPPLTLF from the coding sequence GTGCGGCCGCAGGCGCCGCCCCGCGCTTGGGGCAGCATGTGCGGCCGCTTCACCCTGACCACCGCCGACTACGAACACGTCGCGCAGGCGCTCGACGCCGACTTCGATCCCGAGGCGGCCGCGGCGTGGCGCCCACGGTTCAACGTCGCGCCGACCGATCGACACCCGGTGTTGGTGCGAGACGATGGCCGCCGCCGCCTCGCGCTGGCGACCTGGGGGCTGGTCGCACCCCGCGACGAGGGCTTGCCGCGGCCGCCGATCCACATCAACGCGCGGGCCGAGACCCTCGCGGGACGAGGGCTGTTCCGCGGGCCACTGCAGCGGCTGCGACTGGGCGTGGTCGCCGACGGCTTCTACGAGTGGACGGGACCCCGCCAGGCGCGGCAGCCGATTCGATTCCACCGCCGCGATGGTCGCCCGTTCGTGTTCGCGGCCGTGGCCACGCGCCCGCGCACCACCCAGGGCACGGTCGCGCTGCCGCGCTTCGCGATCGTCACCACCGCGCCGAACGCCCAGGTCGCGGCGGTGCACGACCGCATGCCGGTAATCCTCGACGACGACGACGTCGATGCCTGGCTGTCGCCGCAGCCCGATGACGCCGAGCCCGACGCGTGGCTGGCGGGCCTGACCGCGCTGCTGCACACGGCCCCGGATGACGCGCTCGTGGCCACGCCGGCGTCACCGCGGGTCAACGACGTGCGCAACGACGACCCGGCGTGTCTCGAGCCACCGTTGACGCTGTTCTGA
- a CDS encoding ADP-ribosylglycohydrolase family protein, giving the protein MPRAPTRTRCACSVASRRSPNRPASRVRRSRSAPRGSDGPGSDGRHADATWTRCLPWAGRRRFAAVAGCVPCYDVAQVTHPDLTPRFRGCLLGGAVGDALGAAVEFMRLPEIQSRFGAAGTQDYAEVYGRRGAITDDTQMTLFTAEGLIRCRAARARGVALDPVEALHRAYLRWLHTQAQRSASPNYDDALDGWLIRVPALHSQRAPGNTCLSALTLAQAGSVQYPINDSKGCGGVMRVAPVGLLGERPFEIGCQACAITHGHPAGYLAGGAFAALIAYVTGGTPIAQAVARVRDELGAVLGGEVGAAIDAAMLAAARAPRGPHTVESLGGGWIAEEALAIAIYCALSARDFSDGVLLAVNHGGDSDSTGSLVGNILGAAWGVDAIPRPWLDQLELAEEITCVADDLLAAHLGAPLDEARYPPR; this is encoded by the coding sequence ATGCCCCGCGCACCGACACGAACTCGTTGCGCATGTTCTGTCGCATCTCGGCGCAGCCCCAACCGACCAGCGTCGCGAGTGCGGCGGTCGAGATCAGCCCCGCGAGGGAGTGACGGGCCGGGGTCCGACGGGCGACACGCGGATGCGACATGGACACGATGTCTACCATGGGCCGGGCGACGGCGGTTCGCCGCGGTGGCCGGGTGCGTCCCCTGCTACGATGTCGCCCAGGTGACGCACCCGGATCTCACCCCGCGCTTCCGCGGCTGCCTGCTCGGCGGGGCGGTCGGCGATGCGTTGGGGGCCGCGGTGGAGTTCATGCGGCTGCCGGAGATCCAGTCGCGCTTCGGCGCCGCGGGGACGCAGGACTACGCCGAGGTCTACGGTCGTCGCGGGGCCATCACCGACGACACCCAGATGACGCTCTTCACCGCCGAGGGCCTCATCCGCTGCCGCGCCGCCCGGGCCCGCGGGGTCGCGCTCGATCCGGTCGAGGCGTTGCACCGCGCATACCTTCGGTGGTTGCACACGCAAGCCCAGCGCTCGGCGAGCCCCAACTACGACGACGCGCTCGACGGCTGGCTCATCCGTGTTCCCGCGCTGCACAGCCAGCGCGCGCCGGGGAACACCTGCCTGTCGGCGCTGACGCTCGCGCAGGCCGGCAGCGTGCAGTACCCCATCAACGACTCCAAGGGCTGCGGCGGCGTGATGCGGGTGGCGCCGGTGGGCCTGCTGGGCGAGCGCCCGTTCGAGATCGGCTGCCAGGCCTGCGCGATCACCCACGGTCATCCGGCGGGCTACCTCGCCGGCGGCGCGTTCGCGGCACTCATCGCCTATGTCACCGGCGGCACCCCCATCGCGCAGGCGGTCGCGCGTGTGCGCGACGAGCTCGGCGCCGTGCTCGGTGGCGAGGTCGGAGCCGCGATCGATGCCGCGATGCTGGCCGCGGCCCGGGCCCCGCGGGGGCCCCACACCGTCGAGTCGCTCGGTGGCGGCTGGATCGCCGAGGAGGCGCTGGCGATCGCGATCTACTGCGCGCTCTCGGCCCGCGATTTCAGCGACGGTGTCCTGCTCGCGGTCAACCACGGTGGTGACAGCGACAGCACCGGATCGCTGGTGGGGAACATCCTCGGCGCCGCGTGGGGAGTCGACGCGATCCCCAGGCCCTGGCTCGATCAGCTCGAGCTGGCAGAGGAGATCACCTGCGTCGCCGATGATCTGCTGGCCGCCCACCTGGGTGCGCCGCTCGACGAGGCTCGTTACCCGCCGCGGTAG
- a CDS encoding MFS transporter, producing the protein MSTPAGARFDRRIALLTLLYFCQGLPGGFLAVALPVILLQQGVDLTRVGFVSALSLPWALKLLWAPWVDRRYSRRIGRRRSWMLPAMLVMLLCTASIGVLDPSESLVPILALFGLLNLAAATQDIAVDGYAVSLLRDRELATGNAAQVGGFKLGNLVGGGVLLAASGWLGWGGVFAIMSGCIAAAFVAVVVLREPSDDRVPSGDTWALVRSSVRTLLRRPAFVAFLVAAKFGESTGGVLVKPAMVQHGFTRELIGTLDGVLGSIATIAGAGLGGVLARRLGWARCFVAASCLQGAALVVLAYYQAGEVTPLGFGLRAALEHLGGGAVAVAVFMLAMSRCSPEAGGVDFTAAQVTYMLGAALAGPIASALADAVGITPVMAAGGFLTIAIAWLGFVGRERIAAPLTADPGADSRSG; encoded by the coding sequence TTGAGCACGCCGGCGGGCGCGCGGTTCGATCGCCGCATCGCCTTGCTGACGCTGCTCTACTTCTGCCAGGGGCTGCCGGGCGGTTTCCTCGCGGTCGCGCTGCCGGTGATCCTGCTGCAGCAGGGCGTCGATCTCACGCGCGTGGGCTTCGTGTCGGCGCTGTCGTTGCCGTGGGCGCTCAAGCTGCTGTGGGCGCCGTGGGTCGATCGTCGCTACAGCCGCCGCATCGGCCGTCGGCGCAGCTGGATGCTGCCGGCGATGCTGGTGATGTTGCTGTGCACCGCCAGCATCGGCGTGCTCGATCCGAGCGAATCGCTGGTGCCGATCCTCGCGCTGTTCGGCCTGCTCAACCTCGCCGCCGCGACGCAGGACATCGCGGTCGACGGCTACGCGGTCTCGCTGCTGCGGGATCGCGAGCTCGCGACCGGCAACGCGGCGCAGGTCGGCGGCTTCAAGCTGGGCAACTTGGTCGGCGGCGGGGTCCTGCTGGCGGCCTCGGGGTGGCTGGGCTGGGGCGGCGTGTTCGCGATCATGTCCGGCTGCATCGCCGCCGCCTTCGTCGCGGTGGTGGTGCTGCGCGAGCCCAGCGACGACCGCGTCCCCAGCGGTGACACCTGGGCGCTGGTCCGCAGCAGCGTGCGGACGCTGCTGCGCCGCCCCGCGTTCGTGGCGTTCCTGGTGGCGGCGAAGTTCGGCGAGAGCACCGGCGGCGTGTTGGTCAAGCCGGCGATGGTGCAGCACGGGTTCACGCGCGAGCTCATCGGCACCCTCGACGGCGTGCTCGGCAGCATCGCGACCATCGCCGGCGCCGGGCTCGGTGGCGTGCTGGCGCGGCGGCTCGGTTGGGCGCGTTGCTTCGTGGCGGCGTCGTGCCTGCAAGGCGCTGCGCTGGTCGTGCTCGCGTACTACCAGGCCGGCGAGGTCACGCCGCTGGGCTTCGGGCTGCGAGCGGCGCTCGAGCACCTCGGCGGCGGCGCGGTCGCGGTCGCGGTCTTCATGCTGGCGATGTCGCGCTGCAGCCCCGAGGCCGGCGGGGTCGACTTCACCGCCGCGCAGGTGACCTACATGCTGGGCGCTGCGCTGGCGGGTCCGATCGCGTCGGCGCTCGCGGACGCGGTCGGGATCACGCCGGTGATGGCCGCGGGCGGCTTCCTGACCATCGCGATTGCGTGGCTCGGGTTCGTCGGCCGCGAACGGATCGCCGCGCCGCTCACAGCGGACCCAGGCGCCGATAGTCGCTCGGGGTGA
- a CDS encoding AraC family transcriptional regulator codes for MRPRLTAAFYGGPGFSLYHACGSASRVPLAPHFHDEYLICAQLRGDEQCHVAGKLHEFRAGDVALINPLQVHTGNTEGEEIEYISLYVDAAWVQRLASQLDTPVRQPEFTVVRIANQPALVEEMCGLLAAVQHHDAAVLFPAEGTVDDPELDVPRRLAPPQLAPTRVREPTAGDPLAIEAALTRVVVHAFEEFSNLRTPMQRSSSRVPHRKIARALEYMRELPPGAAADQVSLDRLAEIAELSKFHFVRQFDQVVGMTPGAFLRTLRLCHAARMLRTSDTPIVDIAVSIGFADHPSFSRAFARAMGLTPSDYRRLGPL; via the coding sequence ATGCGGCCTCGACTCACCGCGGCGTTCTACGGCGGACCGGGATTCTCGCTGTATCACGCGTGCGGCAGCGCGAGCCGCGTCCCACTCGCGCCGCACTTCCACGACGAGTACCTCATCTGTGCGCAGCTGCGCGGTGACGAGCAGTGCCACGTGGCCGGCAAGCTCCATGAGTTCCGCGCCGGCGACGTCGCGCTCATCAACCCGCTGCAGGTGCACACCGGCAACACCGAGGGCGAAGAGATCGAGTACATCAGCCTGTACGTCGACGCGGCGTGGGTGCAGCGGCTCGCGTCCCAGCTCGACACGCCGGTTCGACAGCCCGAGTTCACGGTGGTGCGCATCGCGAACCAGCCCGCGCTGGTCGAAGAGATGTGCGGTCTCCTGGCCGCGGTCCAGCACCACGACGCCGCGGTGTTGTTCCCCGCCGAGGGCACCGTCGACGACCCCGAGCTCGACGTGCCGCGACGACTCGCGCCACCCCAGCTCGCGCCCACCCGGGTGCGCGAGCCGACCGCCGGTGATCCTCTCGCGATCGAGGCTGCGCTCACCCGCGTGGTCGTGCACGCGTTCGAGGAGTTCTCGAACCTGCGCACGCCGATGCAGCGCTCGAGCAGCCGGGTGCCGCACCGCAAGATCGCGCGCGCGCTCGAGTACATGCGCGAGCTGCCGCCCGGCGCGGCCGCGGATCAAGTCAGCCTCGATCGGCTGGCCGAGATCGCGGAGCTGTCGAAGTTCCACTTCGTGCGGCAGTTCGACCAGGTCGTCGGCATGACGCCGGGAGCGTTCCTGCGCACGCTTCGGCTGTGCCACGCCGCCCGCATGCTCCGCACCAGCGACACCCCGATCGTCGACATCGCGGTGTCGATCGGCTTCGCCGATCATCCCAGCTTCAGCCGCGCCTTCGCGCGCGCGATGGGGCTCACCCCGAGCGACTATCGGCGCCTGGGTCCGCTGTGA
- a CDS encoding amino acid permease: MAVQDNEPDRWGERLPRRLGPWSAGAVVIGSTIGSGIFRTPAVIAERVESLAMFALVWVAGAVIALCGALTYAELSSMMPRTGGIYVYLREAFGRLPAFLFGWAELLVLRPAAYGAIAITCADYTWRLLGADGEAAALLGLTRTQLTAAGLILVVGVANMRGVTLGAAIQNVSTVLKIAALLALCGLGARYAFDVGPAVGGTTRTLETPTAAFGLAMVSVLWAYDGWSDVGFVSGEVRDPQRTLPRAFLLGTLAVAVLYLAVNVAYLAVIPLAEMPRRELVAADVAAIAIGQGGVAFVSAAVAVSTFGTLNGSLMTGPRVFYAMAEDGLFFRALAHVDPRHGTPSRAIGMSVVLGIVFVSIRGFAELADQFVIGIWPFYAAGVLAVFVLRRREPTRERPYRTWGYPWVPGVFLLATLYLLGSYLVTQPLMFLASFGVIGLGVPVYRVWIARRSTSSG; encoded by the coding sequence GTGGCTGTCCAGGACAACGAACCGGATCGATGGGGCGAGCGCCTCCCGCGGCGGCTGGGCCCGTGGAGCGCCGGCGCCGTCGTCATCGGCTCGACCATCGGCAGCGGCATCTTCCGCACGCCGGCGGTGATCGCCGAGCGGGTCGAGAGTCTCGCGATGTTCGCGTTGGTCTGGGTCGCGGGGGCCGTGATCGCGCTGTGCGGCGCGCTGACCTACGCGGAGCTGTCGAGCATGATGCCGCGGACGGGCGGCATCTACGTCTACCTGCGCGAGGCGTTCGGGCGACTGCCGGCGTTCCTGTTCGGCTGGGCCGAGCTGTTGGTGCTGCGACCTGCGGCCTACGGTGCGATCGCGATCACGTGTGCGGACTACACCTGGCGCTTGCTCGGTGCCGACGGCGAGGCCGCGGCGCTGCTCGGGCTCACGCGTACGCAGCTGACGGCCGCGGGCCTCATCCTGGTGGTCGGGGTCGCCAACATGCGCGGGGTCACGCTCGGCGCCGCGATTCAGAACGTCAGCACCGTGCTCAAGATCGCGGCGCTGCTGGCCCTGTGTGGGCTCGGGGCCCGCTACGCGTTCGACGTCGGGCCCGCAGTCGGCGGCACCACGCGCACGCTCGAGACGCCGACGGCCGCGTTCGGGCTCGCGATGGTGTCGGTGCTGTGGGCCTACGACGGCTGGAGCGACGTCGGCTTCGTGAGCGGTGAGGTCCGCGATCCCCAGCGAACGCTGCCGCGGGCGTTCTTGCTCGGCACACTGGCGGTCGCGGTGCTCTACCTCGCGGTGAACGTGGCGTACCTGGCCGTCATCCCGCTGGCCGAGATGCCGCGGCGGGAGCTGGTGGCGGCCGACGTCGCTGCGATCGCGATCGGGCAGGGTGGGGTCGCGTTCGTCTCGGCGGCGGTCGCGGTGAGCACCTTCGGCACCCTCAACGGGTCGCTCATGACCGGCCCGCGAGTGTTCTACGCCATGGCCGAGGATGGTTTGTTCTTCCGCGCGCTCGCCCACGTCGATCCGCGCCACGGCACGCCCAGTCGCGCGATCGGGATGTCGGTGGTGCTCGGCATCGTGTTCGTGTCGATCCGCGGCTTCGCGGAGCTGGCCGATCAGTTCGTGATCGGCATCTGGCCGTTCTACGCAGCCGGTGTGCTCGCGGTGTTCGTGCTGCGGCGGCGCGAGCCCACACGCGAACGGCCGTACCGCACCTGGGGCTATCCGTGGGTGCCGGGGGTGTTCCTGCTGGCGACGCTCTACCTGCTGGGCTCGTATCTCGTGACCCAGCCGCTGATGTTCCTGGCGTCGTTCGGGGTGATCGGGCTGGGCGTGCCGGTCTATCGGGTCTGGATCGCGCGCAGGTCGACGTCGTCGGGGTAG
- a CDS encoding AMP-binding protein, which produces MTTTIMGPARARWFAALARPRSRALEDARQSLDAAALVTRIGGAASMLRSLGVVPGDRVALLGPPSVEFVVAVLAAQALGAIAVPMSPRHTEGELVHVVSDSDPRLLVLASTQDERLVSIGPERRRVGLDALAHVDAAPLEPVALEDEAIALLIYTSGTTGRSKGVALPWRALIGNMAALGRAWHFGPDDVLSLALPLFHVHGLAIGIFAAMLHGVAVRLHPRFDPAQVVRDVADHGASVFMGVPTMYVQLLAHLAREPDDAAVLARARLFTAGSAALTPDVFHRFEAATGHAILERYGMTETLITLSNPYQGPRRVGTVGCPVQGVEIRVVDDDGRPLDAVDGRMGELQVRGSSLMQGYWRDDVATAAAFDGPWFRTGDVVTIDACGHVRIVGRSSTDIIKSGGFKLSAREVEDVLREHAWVADIAVFAVADATWGEHVTAAIVPAPGCPALAELHTVLTAFARAHLADYKCPRQWLLLDELPRNGMGKLEKSALRRRVERDYPDDVDLRAIQTR; this is translated from the coding sequence ATGACGACGACGATCATGGGCCCGGCGCGCGCGCGCTGGTTCGCCGCGCTGGCGCGACCACGGTCGCGCGCGCTCGAGGATGCCCGGCAAAGCCTCGATGCAGCCGCGCTGGTGACCCGCATCGGCGGCGCCGCGTCGATGCTGCGCTCGCTCGGGGTCGTGCCGGGTGATCGCGTGGCGTTGCTAGGGCCGCCCAGCGTCGAGTTCGTGGTCGCCGTGCTCGCGGCGCAGGCGCTCGGCGCGATCGCGGTGCCGATGTCCCCGCGCCACACCGAGGGCGAGCTGGTACACGTCGTGTCCGACAGTGACCCGCGTCTGCTGGTGCTGGCGTCGACGCAGGATGAACGCCTGGTCTCGATCGGCCCCGAGCGACGCCGTGTGGGGCTCGACGCGCTCGCGCACGTCGACGCGGCCCCGCTCGAGCCGGTCGCGCTGGAGGACGAGGCGATTGCGCTGCTCATCTACACCTCGGGCACGACCGGCCGCAGCAAGGGGGTCGCGCTGCCGTGGCGGGCGCTGATCGGCAACATGGCGGCGCTCGGCCGCGCGTGGCACTTCGGTCCCGACGACGTGCTCTCGCTGGCGCTGCCGCTCTTCCACGTGCACGGCCTGGCGATCGGCATCTTCGCCGCGATGCTCCACGGCGTGGCCGTGCGCCTGCACCCGCGCTTCGACCCCGCGCAGGTGGTGCGCGACGTCGCCGACCACGGCGCGAGCGTGTTCATGGGGGTGCCGACGATGTACGTGCAGCTGTTGGCCCACCTCGCGCGCGAGCCGGACGACGCGGCCGTGCTGGCACGCGCGCGCCTGTTCACGGCCGGCAGCGCCGCACTCACCCCGGATGTGTTCCACCGCTTCGAGGCCGCGACCGGCCACGCGATCCTCGAGCGCTACGGCATGACCGAGACGCTGATCACGCTGTCGAATCCCTACCAAGGACCGCGACGGGTCGGCACCGTCGGGTGCCCGGTGCAGGGCGTGGAGATCCGCGTCGTCGACGACGACGGACGACCACTGGACGCCGTCGACGGCCGCATGGGCGAGCTGCAGGTGCGTGGGAGCTCGCTGATGCAGGGCTACTGGCGCGACGACGTGGCCACCGCGGCGGCCTTCGACGGGCCGTGGTTTCGCACCGGCGACGTGGTGACCATCGATGCGTGCGGGCACGTGCGCATCGTCGGGCGCAGCAGCACCGACATCATCAAGAGTGGCGGCTTCAAGCTCTCGGCCCGCGAGGTCGAGGACGTGCTGCGCGAGCACGCCTGGGTCGCGGACATTGCCGTCTTTGCGGTCGCCGACGCGACGTGGGGCGAGCACGTGACGGCCGCGATCGTGCCGGCGCCGGGCTGCCCCGCCCTGGCGGAGCTCCACACCGTGCTGACCGCGTTCGCGCGGGCACACCTGGCTGACTACAAGTGCCCGCGACAGTGGCTGCTGCTCGACGAGCTGCCGCGCAACGGCATGGGCAAGCTCGAGAAGAGCGCGCTGCGGCGCCGCGTCGAGCGCGACTACCCCGACGACGTCGACCTGCGCGCGATCCAGACCCGATAG
- a CDS encoding undecaprenyl-diphosphate phosphatase yields the protein MDHTRNQPDDAADRDDDPERTPPTAQPGSPLQRRDDPRGQQQVAHRRHGIAPLLAAAICVFACSALAWAADAAPGQALSVPWAIALGVLQGITEFLPISSDGHLALGQRLLHIDAGGGGHQFTIIVHAGTLLAVIWTYRADLWQLTQALLRARPSDDERQLLVGMIVASAPLGLVLLPGVEDAVIAFESSIPWIGVFLWITGAALWLGFRHERRHPPPHPGRMPSALQALLIGLAQVTAILPGVSRSGTTISSALLLGIDRVAAARFSFLISVIAVGGAVAKEGLDLVRHGAQGSLGAGPAAAGFAASLVVGLLALRALLLLVKRGQVMGFVVYLAILGGLAVTLG from the coding sequence GTGGACCACACCCGAAATCAACCCGACGACGCCGCCGATCGCGACGACGACCCCGAGCGCACGCCGCCCACGGCCCAGCCAGGCAGCCCCCTGCAGCGTCGCGACGATCCCCGCGGTCAGCAGCAGGTAGCCCACCGACGCCATGGTATCGCACCGCTGCTCGCGGCCGCGATCTGCGTGTTCGCGTGCAGCGCCCTGGCGTGGGCGGCCGATGCCGCGCCCGGCCAGGCGCTGTCGGTGCCGTGGGCGATCGCGCTGGGGGTGCTGCAGGGCATCACCGAATTCCTGCCGATCAGCTCCGACGGACACCTCGCGCTGGGACAGCGGCTGCTGCACATCGACGCCGGCGGCGGCGGGCACCAGTTCACGATCATCGTGCACGCCGGCACGCTGCTGGCGGTGATCTGGACCTACCGCGCCGATCTGTGGCAGCTCACCCAGGCGTTGCTGCGGGCGCGGCCAAGCGACGACGAGCGCCAATTGTTGGTGGGCATGATCGTCGCCAGCGCTCCGCTGGGGCTGGTCCTGCTGCCGGGCGTGGAGGACGCCGTGATCGCGTTCGAGTCCAGCATCCCGTGGATCGGCGTGTTCCTCTGGATCACCGGCGCCGCGCTGTGGCTGGGCTTTCGCCACGAGCGACGCCACCCGCCGCCGCACCCCGGACGCATGCCGTCGGCGCTGCAGGCCCTGCTCATCGGGCTGGCGCAGGTGACCGCGATCCTCCCGGGGGTCTCGCGCAGCGGCACGACGATCTCCTCGGCGCTGCTGCTGGGCATCGATCGCGTTGCCGCGGCGCGCTTCTCCTTCCTCATCAGCGTCATCGCCGTCGGCGGTGCGGTCGCGAAGGAGGGGCTCGATCTGGTGCGCCACGGCGCCCAGGGCTCGCTCGGGGCCGGGCCGGCCGCCGCCGGGTTCGCGGCATCGCTGGTGGTCGGGCTGCTGGCACTGCGCGCGCTGCTGCTGCTCGTGAAGCGCGGTCAGGTCATGGGCTTCGTGGTCTATCTCGCGATCCTCGGTGGCCTCGCGGTCACGCTGGGCTAG